Below is a genomic region from Tepidiforma bonchosmolovskayae.
GCCGGTTCGAACGCGAGGAGGGGGTGGCCGCCCTCGCCGAGGAGCGCCGCCGGCGGGTCGCCGGGGGAGAGGCCGCAGATTTCGAGGCCGGATTCCGCGCGGAAGGCGTCGGACGTCGGTTCGAGCAGGCGGAGCGCGGCCGCGAGCGCCGGTTCGCCGGCCTGGATGACGAAGGCGGCCGTTTCGGTCGTCCAGGCACCGGAGGGCGGGAGGTCGGCCGCGGCCGTGACGGGCAGCCCGGCGCGTGCCGCCAGCCAGGCGACCGCCTCGCCGCGGGTGGCGCCGGCCGGCGCGGCCCAGCTCGCCGGGGCGCGGTAGGCCGCGAGCCGCTCCCAGGGGCCGTCCACCCCGAGGCGGACCGACTGCACGCCGCCCGCGCGGCGGCGGACGGCGCGGGCAACCGTCCCGCGGAGGACGAGGCCGTACTCGGGCGCGCCGCCGGGGCCGGAGCGGTAGCCGAAGCTGACTTCCACACCTGCGCCCGGCCCGAGGAGCGGCTCCGCCCCGGCACGGCCATCGCGGTCGTCGAGGTCGAGCTCCCCGGCCGAGGCCGCCGGGCCGAGCGTCCAGCGGAGGGCGCGCAGCCGGTCAGAGACGTCGAGCAGATCGCCGAGCGGGGCTGCCCTGCGGGAGGTCGGCGAGGCAGCGACCAGCTGCGCGGCGTCGGCGGCGAGGGCGAGGCCGAACGGCGCCCCGCCGGCCAGCGGCACAGGCTCCGACCAGGGCGCCAGCGCCGCGGTCACCGCCTGGGCGACCATGACGCGGGTCTCCGCCACCGGCCCGGTCCGCACCTCGCGGAAGGCGGCAACCGGGAGGTTAGCGGCGGCCGCGCCGGGCCGGTCGAAGGCAACGCCGCCGAGGGCGTCGGCGCGGGCGATGACCGCGGGGCCGAACCAGGCGTTGGCGGGCAGGGTGCCGTCGCCCATCACGTGGGCAGCGGCGAGGGCGTCGCCGGAACCGGGCGCGGTGCCGGTCACGATGAGGTGGTAGTCGTTCGGGATGTGGACCGCGGCGAGGCCAGTAATCGTGCTCCAGGCCGCGGAGGCGGTCCAGGCGGTGCCGGAAGCGGCCCAGGTGCCGGCCGTCCGGCGGAGCCGCTTCACCGGCGGGGCCGTGCCGACGGTGTAAAAGGCGCAGAGGTTGCCGTTCGACTGGCGGCCGGCGAGGGCGAGCGCACCGATGGCGCCGCTTTCGGTCACGCGGGTGACGGGCGCCGACCAGGTGAGGCCGTCATCGAACGAGCTGAGCGTGCGCAGCGCCGCGCCGTCGGCGAAGGCGATGACGGCTTCCCCGGGGACAGCCGCGAGGGCGACCGGCGCGCCAGCGGGCAGCGCGGCGAGCGGCGCCGACCACGCGCCCCAGGCGCGCCGGACCCGGAGGGCGCCGCCGTCGTTCACGGCCTGGAGGGGCGTGCCGGCCGCGGAGAGAGCCAGGGCGTGGGGCGCCTCTGTGCCGGGCATGGCAATGGGCGGTCCGAAGGCGAGGAGGGCGATGGCGGCGCGCCGCCGGGAAAGGATGACGCGGAGCGCCGGCCGGCGGCGGGCGCCGGACTGGTGGGCGAGGAGCGATGGCGGAAGGGTGCGCATGCCGCCACGCTGGCAGGGCCGTGCGGCAGCGCCAACCGGGGGCCGTCACCCCCGGGCGGCCAGGCGCCTCAGGTGCGGGATGCCGCGGCCGAGCGGGCCGTTTCGAGCCCTTCGTCGGCGCTCTTCGGCGCAGGGAGCAGGAGGAGGTAGGCCGACCCGAGGAGCCCGGCCATGATCGAGGCGGCAAGAATGCCGATCTTCGCCTCGTCGAGGTGGGCCGGGTTGTCGAAGCTGAGGCCGGCGATGAAGAGTGCAACCGTGAAGCCGACGCCGCCGATCATGCCGGCGCCGAGGACCTGGCGGAAGTTCGTATTGGCCGGGAGCTGGGCAAGCCCGAGCCGGACGCAAATCCAGCTCGTGAGGAAGATGCCGATCGGCTTGCCGAAGACGAGGCCGAAGGCCACCCCGAGGGTGACCGGGCTCGAGAACGCCGTCCGGAGCATCTCGCCGGAGACGGCCACGCCCGCGTTCGCCAGGGAGAAGATGGGAACGATGAGGTAGGCCGTCCAGGGGGCGAGCCGGTGCTCCAGCCGGTCGAGCGGGCTCTCCATCCCGCTCACGAGGTCCTCCATCTGGGCGAGGGCCTCCTGCATCCGGTCGTGGTCGCCGTCGGCGCGGGCGAGGGCGTACTCGGCCTGGAGGCGTTCCATCGTCGCGTCGTAGTCCGCGCTGCTGTAGTAGGGGCGCGAGGGCGTGAGCATGGCGAGGATGACGCCAGCGATCGTGGCGTGGATGCCGGACTTCAGCATCGCGGCCCAGAAGAGCACGCCGAGGAAGACGTACGGCCCGATGGCGCGCACACCCCCGCGGTTGATGACGAGGATGATGAGCAGGACGAGCAGTGCCCAGCCAATCGCCTCAAGCGAGAGGGATTCGGTGTAGAAGACGGCGATGACGATGATGCCGCCGAGGTCGTCGGCGACGGCAAGGGCGAGGAGGAAGACCTTGAGCGGTGTCGGCACCCGCTTGCCGAGGAGGGTGAGGACACCGACGGCGAAGGCGATGTCGGTCGCCATCGGGATGCCCCAGCCGTGCGACGTCTCCCTGCCGGCGTTGAAGGCGGTGTAGATGAGGGCCGGGCCGAGCATGCCGCCGAGGGCTGCCGCCACGGGGAGGATGGCGCGCCGCGGGCTCGAGAGTTCCCCGGAGACCAGCTCACGCTTGATTTCGAGGCCGACGACGAAGAAGAAGAGCACCATCAGGCCGTCGTTGACGGCGTGCCCGAGGTGCTGCTCGATTTTGAACAGGTGGAGGTCGAGGGCGAGCTCCGTCTCCCAGAGGCTGTAGTAGCTGTGGTCCCAGGGCGAGTTCACCCAAATGAGGGCGATGATGGCGCCGATGAGGAGGACGATGCCGCCCGAGGCTTCGATGGCGGCGAACCGCTGGGCCGGCTGCACGAAACGCCGGACAACGAAGCGGCGGCCGTGGCCGCCGATCAGCTCGTCGATTGCTCGTAACACGTCGGATGTAGCCTAGGGCGTTCGAAGCTGCAGTCAACGGGGGCCGCGGCCGTCCCCCTGCAGCTTCCGCGTGCCCGCGGCGGGCCGTACCATCGCCCCCCATGGGGCCGCGCATCCTCATCCTCGCCCGGGGGTACCTCGGCAGCCACATGTCCGCGCCGGGCATCCGCGCCACGGCCCAGGCCCGCGTCCTGGCCGAGCACGTGCCGGGCGCGCGGGTCACGCTCGCCGGGCCGAACGAGGACTACGAGCAGCCGGCCGACGGGGCCTACCGGGTGACCCGCTGGAGCGCCCGCAACCTCCTCCAGCTCACGGCGGCGCACGACGTGGTCATCAGCTCGATGCTGCCGCCGCATATCGCCATCTTCTACCCGTGGAAGCGGTACGTGGTGGACCTCTTTTCGCAGTACGCGATGGAGTGGATGGAGGTGGGAATGCAGCACTACGAGGGGCGCCACCGCGACGCCTGGGCCGAGCGCACGCGGGCCGTGCTCGGGATGCAGCTGACGCTCGCCGACTTCATCCTCACCTGCAACGAACGCCAGCGCGACAGCTACATCGGGATGATGACCTCGCTCGGGCTGATCTCGCCGCGGGTCTACGAGGCCGACCCCACCCTGCGCCGCTACATCGACTCCGCGCCGCACGGCATCCGGCCCGAGCCGCCCATCCCGGGGGAGCGGGTGCTCCGCGGGGTGCGGCCCGGCTTCGGCGAGCACGACCGGATCATCCTCTGGAACGGCGGCATCATCCAGTGGTACGACCCGGCGACGCTCATCGAAGCGCTCCGACTGTTGAACCGCGACGACGTGAAGCTGCTCTTCCTCGGCGCCTCCTACCCGGGCATCCGCGAACTCGGCAAGGGCGTCCGCTTCCAGGATGCGAAGGCGATCGCCGCCCGCAACGGCCAGCTGAACCGGACCATCTTCTTCGAGGAGGGCTGGGTCTCCCACGAGGAGGCGAAGCAGTACGTGCTCGAGGCCGATATCTCGGTCTGCACCTACTTCGACAACATGGAGACCCGCTACAGCCATCGCACCCGGTTCGTCGACCTGATCTGGGGCGAGCTGCCGTTCATCTGCACCCACGGCGACGTGCTGGCTGAGGAGGTGGCGCAGGAGGGCTGGGGGCTCGTCGTGCCCGAAGGGGATGCGCCGGCGCTCGCGCAGGCCATCGCGAAGCTGCTCGACGACCGCGAGTTCTATACCCGCTGCAGGGCGAACCTCGCCGCCGCCCGGCCGCGCCTCCAGTGGAGCGCAACGATGAAGCCGCTCATCCGCTTCTGCATGGAAACCGGCGAGCCGGTCTCGCCGAAGTGGGAGCGGCTGCCCGGGCTGGCTCAGCGGCTGACCGCCTACACCGCGCGGCGCGCCGTCTTCAACTTCTTCGACCGGAAGCTGAAACAGCGCTCGGAGCGGCTCGAGGCAGCGGAGAAGAAAGAGCGGCTCCGGCAGGAGCGGCTGGCGCGCTTCGCCGGCGGGGGGAGCGTGAAGTGAAGATCCTCGTCCTTTCGCGGGCAGCGGTCGGGCCGCGGATGGCCTCGCCGGGCGTGCGGGCCTACCAGCTTGCGGGGGCGCTCAGCCGGGCCCTGCCGGAGGCGGAGATTACCCTCGCCATCCCCGGCGACCGCGGGGAGGTCGCCCCGCCGGGCCGGACGGTCCGCATCCAGCCCTACGCCACGAACGCCGACGCCGTCTTCCTCGCAGGCCAGCACGACGTGGCGATTTCGCGGAACTTCCCGCCGCAGTTCATCCGGCTGATGGGCAAGACCCGGCTCGCGCTCGATGGGTTCACGCCGCTCTTCATCGAGTGGATGGAGCTCTCGGAGCGGGACATCCTGCCGAAGTGGCGGCGGACGTGGATGGCCTCGAACCGCTGGTACCTGAACATGCAGCTCACGATGGCGGACTTCATCTTCTGCGCCGACGACCGCCAGCGGGACCTCTGGATCGGCATGATGATGGCGCTCGACCTCGTACCGCCCTCGGTCTACGCGCGCGACCCCTCGCTCCGGCAGTACATCGACGTGGTGCCCTACGGGGTGCCGTCGCAGCCGCTGCGCCCGAAGGGGCCGGTGCTCAAGGGGGTGGTGCCCGGCATCGAGCCGGGCGACCGGGTGCTGCTCTGGAACGGCGGCATCACCGAGTGGAACGACACCGGGACGCTTCTCCGCGCGATGGCCCTGCTCGCCGCGCGCCGGCCGGAGGTGAAGCTCGTCTTCATGGGCGTGAACCACCCCGATTTCGCCTTCGGGCCGAACGCCGGGGTCACGCGGCAGACGATCGAACTGGCGGAGGAGCTGGGGCTGCGCGGCAGGACGGTGTTCTTCCTCGAAGGCTGGGTGCCCTACGCCGAAATCGACAGCTACCTCGCGGAAGCCGACGCCAGCGTCTGCCTCGGCTACGAAAATCTCGAGGCCCGCTTCGCCTTCCGCACGCGGTACGTCGACCTCTTCCGGGCGCGGGTGCCGCTCCT
It encodes:
- a CDS encoding sialidase family protein, giving the protein MRTLPPSLLAHQSGARRRPALRVILSRRRAAIALLAFGPPIAMPGTEAPHALALSAAGTPLQAVNDGGALRVRRAWGAWSAPLAALPAGAPVALAAVPGEAVIAFADGAALRTLSSFDDGLTWSAPVTRVTESGAIGALALAGRQSNGNLCAFYTVGTAPPVKRLRRTAGTWAASGTAWTASAAWSTITGLAAVHIPNDYHLIVTGTAPGSGDALAAAHVMGDGTLPANAWFGPAVIARADALGGVAFDRPGAAAANLPVAAFREVRTGPVAETRVMVAQAVTAALAPWSEPVPLAGGAPFGLALAADAAQLVAASPTSRRAAPLGDLLDVSDRLRALRWTLGPAASAGELDLDDRDGRAGAEPLLGPGAGVEVSFGYRSGPGGAPEYGLVLRGTVARAVRRRAGGVQSVRLGVDGPWERLAAYRAPASWAAPAGATRGEAVAWLAARAGLPVTAAADLPPSGAWTTETAAFVIQAGEPALAAALRLLEPTSDAFRAESGLEICGLSPGDPPAALLGEGGHPLLAFEPAARALPAWVRVQGDGRVAEAYRGADLLRDGPALILRRELGAASDPLAAAFAERLLARLRRGPVLARARIPFHAGLQLYDVVTCAHPLAGPAPAAYRVLGIDISYRAGLAFESRLALGEAG
- the nhaA gene encoding Na+/H+ antiporter NhaA gives rise to the protein MLRAIDELIGGHGRRFVVRRFVQPAQRFAAIEASGGIVLLIGAIIALIWVNSPWDHSYYSLWETELALDLHLFKIEQHLGHAVNDGLMVLFFFVVGLEIKRELVSGELSSPRRAILPVAAALGGMLGPALIYTAFNAGRETSHGWGIPMATDIAFAVGVLTLLGKRVPTPLKVFLLALAVADDLGGIIVIAVFYTESLSLEAIGWALLVLLIILVINRGGVRAIGPYVFLGVLFWAAMLKSGIHATIAGVILAMLTPSRPYYSSADYDATMERLQAEYALARADGDHDRMQEALAQMEDLVSGMESPLDRLEHRLAPWTAYLIVPIFSLANAGVAVSGEMLRTAFSSPVTLGVAFGLVFGKPIGIFLTSWICVRLGLAQLPANTNFRQVLGAGMIGGVGFTVALFIAGLSFDNPAHLDEAKIGILAASIMAGLLGSAYLLLLPAPKSADEGLETARSAAASRT
- a CDS encoding glycosyltransferase, with the translated sequence MGPRILILARGYLGSHMSAPGIRATAQARVLAEHVPGARVTLAGPNEDYEQPADGAYRVTRWSARNLLQLTAAHDVVISSMLPPHIAIFYPWKRYVVDLFSQYAMEWMEVGMQHYEGRHRDAWAERTRAVLGMQLTLADFILTCNERQRDSYIGMMTSLGLISPRVYEADPTLRRYIDSAPHGIRPEPPIPGERVLRGVRPGFGEHDRIILWNGGIIQWYDPATLIEALRLLNRDDVKLLFLGASYPGIRELGKGVRFQDAKAIAARNGQLNRTIFFEEGWVSHEEAKQYVLEADISVCTYFDNMETRYSHRTRFVDLIWGELPFICTHGDVLAEEVAQEGWGLVVPEGDAPALAQAIAKLLDDREFYTRCRANLAAARPRLQWSATMKPLIRFCMETGEPVSPKWERLPGLAQRLTAYTARRAVFNFFDRKLKQRSERLEAAEKKERLRQERLARFAGGGSVK
- a CDS encoding glycosyltransferase family 4 protein; amino-acid sequence: MKILVLSRAAVGPRMASPGVRAYQLAGALSRALPEAEITLAIPGDRGEVAPPGRTVRIQPYATNADAVFLAGQHDVAISRNFPPQFIRLMGKTRLALDGFTPLFIEWMELSERDILPKWRRTWMASNRWYLNMQLTMADFIFCADDRQRDLWIGMMMALDLVPPSVYARDPSLRQYIDVVPYGVPSQPLRPKGPVLKGVVPGIEPGDRVLLWNGGITEWNDTGTLLRAMALLAARRPEVKLVFMGVNHPDFAFGPNAGVTRQTIELAEELGLRGRTVFFLEGWVPYAEIDSYLAEADASVCLGYENLEARFAFRTRYVDLFRARVPLLCTRGDVLAERVEREPLGLTVAERDVEAVAAGIERLLDDEPFRERCRENLGRVAAELSWDAAVRPLVDFCLRDRSVALPARQRQLRALVRGGMYVGLKKACKSPPLHL